Within Aegilops tauschii chloroplast, complete genome, the genomic segment AGGAATTATATACATATAAAATCCAATATAATTTCGCCTATAAAAGAAGGATTACTTTTCCTTGCTAATATATAGGAAGAAGGGGTCATCTTTTTCTTTTTTAGGGATAGGAAAATTTCGTCGATATGGTTCATTTTATATATAGCATAACAATCTTGGGCAAGAGTTTATGATCATATATGTATTCCAACAAGGAAGGAGGATTTTCAATGCGGGATATAAAAACATATCTCTCTGTAGCACCCGTGCTAAGTACTCTATGGTTTGGTGCTTTAGCAGGTTTATTGATAGAAATTAATCGTTTATTCCCAGATGCTTTGTCATTCCCTTTTTTTTAATTCTAGTTATTGCTATGGGAGGGATAGATTTCTTCGTGATATGACAAAATTTGATCCTTTTCAATCTTTTTTTAGTATCGGAAGGAAAAAGAAAGAAAAGATGGATTGGGTTGAACCTCAGAGTCATTAAAAATTTTGTAAACCCCATTTTTGAAAATAGAAATTCAATTTAAAGGGGTACCCAAGCTAAATAAGGCCTCAGAAATCAGAGCATAGAAAAGGTGGGGCTGGCTAATTAAATGAAAGGATTTCGAACCAAAATCTTTGCTAATTCGACAAGGATTGTATTCTTTAATTATTTCTCTATTTTTTATTACTTAATTTAAGAATAAAAAAAAATTATTCTAATGAATTTTATTCTTCTTCTTCGGATTCAAAATAGAAGAATAAAAGAATAAGTAGAAGAATTAAGTTAAGTCAATCCAAAAAGAAAAGGAGGTTCATGGCCAAGGGAAAAGATGTTAGAATCAGAGTTATTTTGGAATGCATCAGTTGTGTTCGAAAAGGTGCCAATGAGGAATCGACGGGGATTTCTAGATATAGTACTCAAAAGAATCGCCACAATACACCCGGACAATTAGAATTCAAAAAATTTTGTCGTTATTGTCGCAAGCATACGACTCATCACGAAATAAAGAAATAGGAACATCGTGTGTTCGATCTTTCCAAACAACAGAAAGAGTAAGAACTTCATATTTAATATATAAAGAAAACATAGTATAGAATACAAAATACAAATCAACTCATCTGATTTCCGGTAGATATTATTTCATATGTATAGAGGGTATTCATATACTATAATATGAATCAAATAAGATATGGATCAAAGAAAAAGTACTTCTTCTGGATCCTAAATTAATAAAATAAAGAAGTGAATTTTCAAATTTTCAAATTTTAAATAAGGAATAAATCATGTATACATCTAAACAACCTTTTCTTAAATCTAAGCAACCCTTTAGTAAATCCAAGCAAACTTTTAATAAATCCAAGCAACCCTTTCGTAAATCCAAGCAAACTTTTCGTAAATTCAAGCAACCTTTTCGTAAATCTAAACAACCTTTTCGTAGGCGTCCCCGGATTGGCCCGGGAGATCGAATTGATTATAGAAACATGAGTTTAATTAATAGATTTATTAGTGAACAAGGAAAAATATTATCGAGACGAATAAATAGATTAACCTTGAAACAACAACGATTAATTACTCTTGCTATAAAACAGGCTCGTATTTTATCTTTCTTACCGTTTCGTAACTATGAGAACGAAAAGCAATTTCAAGCCCAGTCAATTTCAATAATTACAGGTTCTAGACCCAGAAAAAATAGACATATTCCTCAATTAACGCAAAAGTACAATTCCAATCGAAACTTAAGAAACAACAACCAAAATTTAAGAAACAACAACCGGAACTTAAGTTCCGATTGTTGATGTTTTATTCGAATTCGAAAGGGCCAGACCTATATATATTATAAAGAAAGTAATCCAGCTCGTTGATTCCTACCACTTAATCTTAATTTTTTTATTATTCCAGTATATTACTTTATTTATACCTTTAATTGATGATCTTTATTTTATTGGAAATCGTGTAAAGATTATTTGGATTTGATACAGCTACTTGTGCAAGCATTTTACGATTAAGAATCAATTTCTTCTTGTACAGGTTGTGTATTAATTTACTATAACTATCGAATACTTTATATACCCGCGTTGCTGCGTTTATCCGAGTGATCCACAAACGACGAAAATCCCTCTTTTGCCTACCTCTATCTCGATGAGAGGAAACAAAAGCTCTTTTTACCTGTTGGGTAATCATTCGATTAAGTCTTAAATGAGCCCCTCTAAAGTTTGAGGCAAATGAACGCATTTTTGTTCGTCGTCTCCGGGCTATATATCCTCGCGGAACTCTGGTCATTGAATCAAATTAACCTTAATGAATAACTAATGATTTCTCTTCTTTTAGCCACCCTTTTTCTCATTAATAACAAAACTAATTATTCCGATATATAAAATATTAATTCCAATGGCTTTTGCTATAGTAACCTTCCCAACCACGATTTTTTATTCCACTCCGTTCAGTTATTTCTATACGAAATAACAAATTCATTCTAATAATACTAAAAAAAATAGTGGGTTCCATCGTTTCTATGGTTCCCTTTTAAACGGTGAGGCCCTCTCTATACACCGGAGCCCTTTCTTTCATCAAAAGGTATTGCGAACTTGTATAGTCCACATTCTTTGGCTCTACCTATCCATTATAGAGTAAATAGCTCTTTTCACAATAAGAGTTATCCATACAGTGACGGTATTTAATTATGAAAGTTGGCTAAGTAGCTGACCCTGTTAGTCCGTTCTTTTAAGATAAAGGAGCATAAGCCTTTTTCTTTTTATTACTATTTCCTCCGCTTAATGGATAACCATTTGCTACCAATGGGAGAATTGCTTCTTATTTCCAATTTAGATAATTGGATTTGCACCAAAGGAAACCATAAATTCCATATACCATAGAAATCTAGGATAGAGAAGCTATATCCTAT encodes:
- the rpl20 gene encoding ribosomal protein L20; translated protein: MTRVPRGYIARRRRTKMRSFASNFRGAHLRLNRMITQQVKRAFVSSHRDRGRQKRDFRRLWITRINAATRVYKVFDSYSKLIHNLYKKKLILNRKMLAQVAVSNPNNLYTISNKIKIIN
- the rps18 gene encoding ribosomal protein S18, with the protein product MYTSKQPFLKSKQPFSKSKQTFNKSKQPFRKSKQTFRKFKQPFRKSKQPFRRRPRIGPGDRIDYRNMSLINRFISEQGKILSRRINRLTLKQQRLITLAIKQARILSFLPFRNYENEKQFQAQSISIITGSRPRKNRHIPQLTQKYNSNRNLRNNNQNLRNNNRNLSSDC
- the rpl33 gene encoding ribosomal protein L33, which produces MAKGKDVRIRVILECISCVRKGANEESTGISRYSTQKNRHNTPGQLEFKKFCRYCRKHTTHHEIKK
- the psaJ gene encoding photosystem I subunit IX, producing the protein MRDIKTYLSVAPVLSTLWFGALAGLLIEINRLFPDALSFPFF